The stretch of DNA GGGGGCCGTGCTCCACGAGGTCACCGGCGCCCCTCCGGGCACCCGGGCCGCGGCGTTCAGCTCCAAGAGCGGGTGGTCGATCGTCGTCATCGACGACTCGCCAGCGGGCACCCCGCCGACCCCCTTCACGCTGCACATCCCGACGGGCGGGCACGCCCTGGCGCCGGTCACCGCCGCGCAGACCAGTGAGACGCTCAACCTGGCCCCGGTCCCGTTGCCGCGTTACCGGAGCGGGACGATGACCGCCTCGATCGCACCGCATAGCGTCACGACCTATGTGTTCTCCAGCTCACCTTCGCGTAGCCACGTGACCACCGCCGCCCTGCGGCAGCCAGGACGGGGCCCCAGCGAGTCCAGCGGGCGAGGCAGCCTGGTCCAGACCCGGAGGACGGCGCGAGCCTGACCGGGATGAGCACGCCCGCCGAACACGTCCTGGTGACCGGCGGCGCCGGCTTCATCGGCACAGCCATGGCCGGCGCCCTGCTGGAGCGCGGTGCAGAGGTGACCGTCGCCGACACCAGGCCCTTCACCGATCCCCGCGCCCACTCCGTCCTCGGCGACCTTCGTCGGCCCGAGATCCTCGATCGGGCGATGGCCCGACCCGTGACGACGATCATCCACTTGGCGGCCGAGACATCCGTGCTGGCGTCCATGTCGCGCCCCGTCGAGGTCTACGACACCAACGTGGCCCTCACTCTCTCGCTCCTCGAGCGATGCCGCGCCCAAGGCGTCGGCCGCTTCGTGCTCGCCTCGACCAACGCCGTGGTCGGCGACGTCGGAAACGCCGTCATCGACGAGGAGTCGCCGCTGCGGCCACTGACCCCCTACGGCGCCACCAAGGCGGCGGCCGAGATGCTCCTGTCGGCCTACTCAGCGTCCTACGGCCTCGTCGCGTCCGCCGTGCGCCTCACCAACGTCTACGGCCCGGGGATGCAGCAGAAGGACAGCCTCGTCGCCCGCCTGATGAGAGCCTGCCTGGACCAGGGATCGGTGAGCATCTACGGCGACGGCGACCAGGTGCGCGACTACCTCTACGTCGACGACGCCGTGCAGGCCCTCCTCCTCCCCCTCGAGGCCGGCGTGGTCGGGCCCCTCACCATTGGCTCGGGCACCTCGATCTCGGTCAACGAGCTGCACGACGTCCTGCGGACGATCACCGGTGTCAACCTGCCGCTCCCGCACGTGGCCCCCCGCCCCGGCGAGATGCGCGGGGTGAGGGTGAGGATCGACCGAGCCCGCCAGCTCGGTTTCGAGCCCCGCGCCAGCCTGCGCCGAGGGCTCGCGGCCACGTGGGACGCCTTCGCTGACCGCGGCCAGCCCGGCGGGGCGGATGGCGACGACTGTCACGGAATACCCTCGGGGCGGGGGTAAGCTGCCGGCCGGCTTTTTGGATTCGGGCTGTCGAGGGCCCGGGGTTTAGCAAAGTGGCCCCTTGGTCACGAACGATATCGAGGCATCGACCGGTAACACCTCCCACCGAGAAAGGATCGGCCCCGATGAACCTTCTCGTCCTGGGGGGCGACGGGTACCTGGGCTGGCCGACGGCGCTGCGGCTGTCGGCGCAGGGCCACAACGTCGGCATCGTCGACAACCTCGTACGCCGCCAGTACGACGGGGAGATGGGGGTCGACAGCCTCGTCCCGATCCGAGATCTCGAGTCCCGGGTGAGGACCTGGAGGCGGGTCTCCGGCTTCCGCGTCGACACCTACGTGGGCGACCTCACCGATGCCAGTTTCGTCGAGCGCACGCTGGTCGAGTCGGCCCCGGCCGCGGTGGTCCACTTTGCCGAGCAGCGCTCGGCTCCCTACTCCATGATCGACCGGGCCCACGCCGTCTACACCCAGGTCAACAACGTCGTAGGGACCCTCAACCTCCTCTACGCCATCGCTGAGGTCGATCCCGACATCCACTTGGTGAAGCTCGGCACCATGGGCGAGTACGGCACGCCCAACATCGACATCGAGGAGGGGTTCATCGAGGTCACGCACCGGGGGCGGACCGACGTCCTGCCGTTCCCCAAGCAGCCGGGCTCCTTCTACCACCTGTCCAAGGTCCACGACAGCCACAACATCGCGTTCTCCTGCCGCAACTGGGGCCTGCGCTCGACCGACCTCAACCAGGGGGTCGTCTATGGGCAGGAGACCGAGGAGACGGCGCTGCATCCCGACCTGGCCACCCGCTACGACTACGACGCCGTCTTCGGCACGGTGCTGAACCGCTTCATCGTCCAGGCCGTGGTCGGCCATCCGCTCACTGTCTACGGCAAGGGCGGCCAGACGCGGGGAATGCTCGACATCCGCGACACCCTGGCGTGCGTCGAGCTGGCCCTCCTCAATCCGCCGGCGGCAGGCGAGTACCGCGTCTTCAACCAGTTCACGGAGTCCTTCTCGGTCGGCGACCTGGCCGAGCGGGTGGCGGCACTGGTCCCCGGGGTGGAGATCGAGCACCTCGACGACCCCAGGGTCGAGCAGGAGAGCCACTACTACCGGGCGGCCCACACCAAGCTCCTCGATCTCGGCCTCGCCCCCCACCTGCTGTCGGACAGCCTGATCACGTCCCTCCTGGCCCTGGTCGAGCGACACCGGGCGCGCGTGGACGCGAGCGCCATCCGTCCGACGGTGGAGTGGCGACGCACGCAAAGCCACCTGGGCGCCATCGCCGGGCGTCGCTAGCCGCAGGGCGGGTGCGCCGTCGAGCCTCGTCGGACACGTCACCGGTCGACGCCGAGGCCGAGGCGGATTTCGCTGCCCATCACGGGTCACCCCAGCTGTCCCCGCTCACGGTTCTCGTCCCTGCCTACAACGAGGCCGGCAACATCGGCCGGGTCCTGGACTCGATCCCCGAGCACGTCTGCGGGCTGGCCGTCTCGGTGCTGGTCGTGGTGGACGGCGGCCACGACGGCACCGAGGAGATCGTGCGGGCCCGCGGGGACTACGCCTGTGTGGCACCCGTCAATCGGGGCCAGGGGGCGGCCCTGCGACTGGGGTACCGGATGGCACTCGCCCACGGAGCCCGCTACCTCGCCACCATCGACGCCGACGGGCAGTACGACCCCGGCGAGCTGGCCGGGCTCGTCCAGCCGCTGATCGACGACGAGGCGGACCTCGTCACCGGCTCGCGCCGGCTCGGGTCGTCGGAGGTCGGCGACCGGACGCGGGCCGCGGGCGTGGTCGTCTTCGCCCGCCTCATCACCGTCCTCACCGGCCAGCGCATCACCGACCCGGCCTTCGGCCTGCGAGCGATGAAGGCGGAGGTCCCGGCGGCGCTGCTCCTCGAGCAGTCCCAGTACCAGGCGGCTGAGCTGCTGATCGCCGCCATCCTGGCCGGCTACCGGGTGGCCGAGCGACCGGGTGTCATGAGGCCGCGGTCCTCGGGGACGACCAAGAAGGGAAGCAACCTGGCCTACGGGTACCGCTACGCCCGGGTCGTGCTGGCGACCTGGCTGCGGGACCGGTGACGAGGGTGACGAGCTCGGCCGGCGAGGGCCGGTCGGCAGCCGGTGGGGAGGGCCGGCTCGATGTCACGACCCGACGCCGGCATGCGCTGGCCGGCGCCGTCCGGCCGGGCCCGCTGGCCGTGGCCGTGCTCGTCATGGTGCCGGTGCTGACCTTCTCGGTGCCGGCTCTCGCCGGGCACCCCCTCCTCGGCAACGACAATCTCATCCAGAACTTCCCCCTTCGGGTGCTCGTCGCCCGCAACCTCGACCACGGCCACCTTCCTCTCTGGAACCCCTACATCTGGAGCGGTACCGCCCTGCTGGGCGGTCTCAACGCCGGCGCCTTCTATCCCGGGACGCTGCTGTTCACTGTGCTGCCCGCGGAAGCCGCGTTTGTCGTAAACGAGATCCTCGTCTACGTCGTCGGCGCCCTCGGCCTCTACGTGTTCCTGCGCCGATCCCGCCTCTCGGTCGGAGCCTCCTTCCTCGGCAGCCTGTCGTTCTGGGTGGGGGGCTTCATGAGCGCCCAGCTGAGCCACATCGACCTGGTGCAGGGGGCGAGCCTGGTGCCCTGGATGCTGGTCGCCCTCCA from Acidimicrobiales bacterium encodes:
- a CDS encoding NAD-dependent epimerase/dehydratase family protein; the protein is MSTPAEHVLVTGGAGFIGTAMAGALLERGAEVTVADTRPFTDPRAHSVLGDLRRPEILDRAMARPVTTIIHLAAETSVLASMSRPVEVYDTNVALTLSLLERCRAQGVGRFVLASTNAVVGDVGNAVIDEESPLRPLTPYGATKAAAEMLLSAYSASYGLVASAVRLTNVYGPGMQQKDSLVARLMRACLDQGSVSIYGDGDQVRDYLYVDDAVQALLLPLEAGVVGPLTIGSGTSISVNELHDVLRTITGVNLPLPHVAPRPGEMRGVRVRIDRARQLGFEPRASLRRGLAATWDAFADRGQPGGADGDDCHGIPSGRG
- a CDS encoding NAD-dependent epimerase/dehydratase family protein; the protein is MNLLVLGGDGYLGWPTALRLSAQGHNVGIVDNLVRRQYDGEMGVDSLVPIRDLESRVRTWRRVSGFRVDTYVGDLTDASFVERTLVESAPAAVVHFAEQRSAPYSMIDRAHAVYTQVNNVVGTLNLLYAIAEVDPDIHLVKLGTMGEYGTPNIDIEEGFIEVTHRGRTDVLPFPKQPGSFYHLSKVHDSHNIAFSCRNWGLRSTDLNQGVVYGQETEETALHPDLATRYDYDAVFGTVLNRFIVQAVVGHPLTVYGKGGQTRGMLDIRDTLACVELALLNPPAAGEYRVFNQFTESFSVGDLAERVAALVPGVEIEHLDDPRVEQESHYYRAAHTKLLDLGLAPHLLSDSLITSLLALVERHRARVDASAIRPTVEWRRTQSHLGAIAGRR
- a CDS encoding glycosyltransferase family 2 protein, with product MRRRASSDTSPVDAEAEADFAAHHGSPQLSPLTVLVPAYNEAGNIGRVLDSIPEHVCGLAVSVLVVVDGGHDGTEEIVRARGDYACVAPVNRGQGAALRLGYRMALAHGARYLATIDADGQYDPGELAGLVQPLIDDEADLVTGSRRLGSSEVGDRTRAAGVVVFARLITVLTGQRITDPAFGLRAMKAEVPAALLLEQSQYQAAELLIAAILAGYRVAERPGVMRPRSSGTTKKGSNLAYGYRYARVVLATWLRDR